CTGTCGCCTGAACGCGATCAATGATAAGCAAGTGACGTGCCCCATCACAACCGGGAACCGTCAGCTCGATATTGTCCGCCAACTGCCACGCCCCGGGCAGCGCCGCCAGCTCATCATGGGGGAACTGGCCCTTCATGGCCAGAAAGTGGCCGTCAGGAGCGAGCAACGGTCCGCACCAGTTGACCAGATTCTCCAGGGCAGTGAAAGCGCGGCTGGTGATCTGCCGGAAGGGTTGCTCCGGATGGAAGTCCTCGGCCCGGGCGTGGATCACCTCGACATTATCCAGTCCCAATTCAAGCACACACTGGGTCAGGAAGCGGGTCTTCTTGCTATTGCTGTCGAGCAGGGTGAACTTCCGTTCCGGAAACGCCAGGGCAAGCGGTA
The window above is part of the Marinobacter nanhaiticus D15-8W genome. Proteins encoded here:
- the rsmG gene encoding 16S rRNA (guanine(527)-N(7))-methyltransferase RsmG — encoded protein: MSTAVDPGWPAQLEAGLQRLGIALDPVTQEGQLAFLGLLQKWNKAYNLTAVRNPSQMVSRQLLDSLAVMPYISADAVLDVGAGGGLPGIPLALAFPERKFTLLDSNSKKTRFLTQCVLELGLDNVEVIHARAEDFHPEQPFRQITSRAFTALENLVNWCGPLLAPDGHFLAMKGQFPHDELAALPGAWQLADNIELTVPGCDGARHLLIIDRVQATGG